In a single window of the Massilia oculi genome:
- a CDS encoding LytR/AlgR family response regulator transcription factor has translation MTKTAKTVFFAEDEPLARDVLRDAIYAHPGLRLVGEAADGASALERIGQLRPDVVFMDIQMPEMTGLEVLRRLDYLPQIVFTTAYDQYAVTAFELHAVDYLLKPFTRARFAASVARLLEGATQERAGLEDALARAASGPGRLDRILVRDRGRIFPLAVGEIEYMKADSKYTVIAARGQHFLVRIGISELETQLDPRRFIRVHRSALINLDFVESMRADEQSQLQIFMRDGACIGANREASRLLREMAI, from the coding sequence ATGACCAAGACCGCAAAGACCGTGTTTTTCGCCGAAGACGAGCCGCTCGCGCGCGACGTGCTGCGCGACGCCATCTATGCCCACCCTGGCCTGCGCCTGGTGGGCGAAGCCGCCGACGGCGCCAGCGCGCTCGAGCGCATCGGGCAGCTGCGGCCCGATGTCGTGTTCATGGACATCCAGATGCCCGAGATGACAGGCCTCGAAGTGCTGCGCCGGCTCGACTACCTGCCGCAGATCGTGTTCACCACCGCCTACGACCAGTACGCGGTGACCGCCTTCGAGCTGCACGCGGTCGACTACCTGCTCAAGCCGTTTACCAGGGCGCGCTTCGCGGCCAGCGTGGCGCGCCTGCTGGAAGGAGCGACGCAGGAGCGGGCCGGCCTCGAGGATGCGCTGGCGCGCGCGGCAAGCGGCCCGGGGCGGCTGGACCGCATCCTGGTGCGCGACCGCGGCCGCATCTTCCCGCTCGCCGTGGGCGAGATCGAATACATGAAGGCCGATTCGAAGTACACGGTGATCGCCGCGCGCGGCCAGCACTTCCTGGTGCGGATCGGGATCTCGGAGCTGGAGACCCAGCTCGACCCGCGCCGCTTCATCCGCGTGCACCGCTCGGCGCTGATCAACCTCGATTTCGTCGAATCGATGCGCGCCGACGAGCAGTCGCAGCTGCAGATCTTCATGCGCGACGGCGCCTGCATCGGCGCCAACCGCGAGGCGTCCAGACTGTTGCGCGAGATGGCGATCTAG
- a CDS encoding sensor histidine kinase has protein sequence MNPIKSISLAPMWRGYIAIWLAYIMLIAVVLQTDALLTGNFNPAMIFYAFASIAPSAIVLTLVWPLTGWFERRGVGLGWRCAIHFAAALTFAFGAHVLLTLMQEPLERGLAWHVWPFLYNVMSYAVVAGLFHTMRATAATQRQALAAQQARTLLVAAELGALRSKLNPHFLFNTLHSIIALTQRNPAAAETALFQFSDMLRYVLDTERAGADRVTLDAELQFARDYLELEQLRLGPRLQVHWDLDPDLGDVVLPALTLQPLIENSIKHAFNPYTRPGLLRIESRRDPQAGMLRLTVSDDGPGATQETIDASPGLGIRTIGRRLELDYAGRACLSIDSRPGAGFAARVTLPIA, from the coding sequence ATGAACCCGATCAAGTCCATCTCCCTGGCCCCGATGTGGCGCGGATATATCGCCATCTGGCTGGCGTACATCATGCTGATCGCAGTGGTGCTCCAGACTGACGCCCTGCTGACCGGGAATTTCAACCCGGCGATGATCTTTTACGCCTTCGCCAGCATCGCGCCTTCGGCAATCGTGCTGACGCTGGTCTGGCCCCTCACCGGCTGGTTCGAGCGGCGCGGCGTGGGGCTGGGGTGGCGCTGCGCGATCCACTTCGCGGCTGCGCTGACCTTCGCCTTCGGTGCGCACGTGCTGCTGACGCTCATGCAGGAGCCGCTCGAGCGCGGGCTCGCGTGGCATGTCTGGCCGTTCCTGTACAACGTCATGAGCTACGCCGTCGTGGCCGGCCTGTTCCACACGATGCGCGCCACCGCCGCCACCCAGCGCCAGGCGCTGGCGGCCCAGCAGGCGCGCACGCTGCTCGTTGCCGCCGAACTCGGCGCGCTGCGCAGCAAGCTCAACCCGCACTTTCTCTTCAACACCCTGCACTCGATCATCGCCCTCACCCAGCGCAACCCCGCCGCCGCCGAGACGGCGCTGTTCCAGTTCTCGGACATGCTGCGCTATGTGCTCGATACCGAACGCGCTGGCGCCGACCGCGTGACGCTCGACGCCGAGCTTCAGTTCGCGCGCGACTACCTGGAGCTGGAACAGCTGCGCCTCGGGCCGCGCCTGCAGGTGCACTGGGATCTCGATCCCGACCTGGGGGACGTCGTGCTGCCGGCCCTGACCCTGCAACCGCTGATCGAGAACAGCATCAAGCACGCCTTCAATCCCTATACCCGTCCCGGCCTGCTGCGCATCGAGAGCCGGCGCGACCCGCAGGCCGGCATGCTGCGCCTGACCGTGAGCGACGACGGCCCGGGCGCCACGCAAGAGACGATCGACGCCTCGCCCGGCCTGGGCATCCGCACCATCGGCCGCCGCCTCGAACTCGATTACGCGGGCCGCGCCTGCTTGAGCATCGATTCCCGTCCCGGCGCCGGCTTCGCCGCCCGCGTCACCCTGCCCATCGCCTGA
- a CDS encoding MFS transporter, translating to MTHVSTIEPRSIEAGRWAISTVFLLNGAGIGLWAAHVPTVQARMGIDTGMLSLVLLTIAGGALMAMPLMGGLTGRFGTRRMVLLSGFAFALMTAVVMGVPNLPLLFVAAFLFGVSNGALDVAMNANASEVESARGLPTMSSFHGFFSLGGLFGASLGGVLVGQGLGHGGGALMVAIATAVVLALTAPRVLGFAAHASGSHFMLPRGAALGLGLLALLCFAVEGALVDWSALLLEERTGASPASAALGYSAFSIAMAACRFAGDRIILRVGAMRVMVIGGLAMFAGLALAVLSTNFVMSSCGFALVGLGAANVVPLLFGAAARIPGMHPGAGVAAVATLGYGGLLLAPPVLGWVAVHSSVMVALGALSLSGIVIALSAGVLKR from the coding sequence ATGACCCACGTCTCCACCATCGAACCACGCAGCATCGAAGCCGGCCGCTGGGCCATCTCGACCGTCTTCCTGCTCAACGGCGCCGGCATCGGCCTGTGGGCGGCCCACGTGCCGACCGTGCAGGCGCGCATGGGCATCGATACCGGCATGCTCAGCCTGGTGCTGCTGACGATCGCCGGGGGCGCCCTGATGGCGATGCCGCTGATGGGCGGCCTGACCGGCCGCTTCGGCACGCGCCGCATGGTGCTGCTGTCGGGCTTCGCCTTCGCCCTGATGACGGCCGTGGTCATGGGCGTGCCGAACCTGCCGCTGCTGTTCGTGGCGGCCTTCCTGTTCGGCGTGTCCAACGGCGCGCTGGACGTGGCCATGAACGCCAACGCCAGCGAGGTCGAGAGCGCGCGCGGCCTGCCCACCATGTCGTCGTTCCACGGCTTCTTCAGCCTGGGCGGCCTGTTCGGTGCGAGCCTGGGCGGCGTGCTGGTCGGCCAGGGCCTGGGGCATGGCGGAGGCGCCCTGATGGTGGCGATCGCGACCGCCGTGGTGCTCGCCCTGACGGCGCCGCGCGTGCTGGGCTTCGCCGCGCATGCGAGCGGCAGCCACTTCATGCTGCCGCGCGGCGCCGCCCTCGGCCTGGGCCTGCTGGCGCTGCTGTGCTTCGCGGTCGAAGGCGCGCTGGTCGACTGGAGCGCGCTGCTGCTCGAGGAGCGCACCGGCGCCTCGCCGGCGTCGGCGGCGCTGGGCTACTCGGCGTTCTCGATCGCGATGGCGGCCTGCCGCTTCGCCGGCGACCGCATCATCCTGCGGGTCGGCGCGATGCGGGTAATGGTGATCGGCGGCCTGGCCATGTTCGCCGGCCTGGCGCTGGCGGTCCTCAGCACCAATTTCGTGATGTCGAGCTGCGGCTTCGCCCTGGTCGGCCTGGGCGCGGCGAACGTGGTGCCGCTGCTGTTCGGCGCCGCCGCGCGCATCCCCGGCATGCATCCCGGCGCGGGCGTGGCGGCGGTGGCCACGCTGGGCTATGGCGGCCTGCTGCTGGCGCCGCCGGTGCTGGGCTGGGTGGCGGTGCACTCGAGCGTGATGGTGGCGCTCGGCGCGCTGTCGCTGTCGGGGATCGTGATCGCGCTGAGCGCGGGGGTGCTCAAGCGCTGA
- the thpR gene encoding RNA 2',3'-cyclic phosphodiesterase — MGQQETSRLFLALWPSATIRAQLRARRDAWPWPRGATPVHADKLHLTLHFLGDVPSERLPELLERFAVPFEAFRLDLGMPVLWPHGIAVLEPLAVPPELLALHARLADALVGLGLQAEARSYRPHVTMARRASGVAVPENGPAIAWQADGYALVESQGGVYTVLREYISA, encoded by the coding sequence ATGGGCCAGCAAGAGACATCGCGTCTGTTCCTGGCCCTGTGGCCGTCGGCCACGATACGCGCCCAGCTGCGCGCGCGGCGCGATGCCTGGCCGTGGCCACGCGGCGCAACGCCGGTCCATGCCGACAAGCTGCACCTCACCCTGCACTTCCTGGGCGACGTTCCCTCCGAACGCTTGCCCGAACTTCTCGAGCGATTCGCAGTCCCGTTCGAAGCGTTCCGGCTCGATCTCGGCATGCCGGTGCTGTGGCCGCACGGAATCGCGGTGCTCGAACCGCTGGCCGTACCGCCCGAACTGCTGGCGCTGCACGCGCGGCTGGCGGATGCGCTGGTGGGCCTTGGCTTGCAAGCCGAGGCGCGCAGCTACCGGCCGCACGTCACCATGGCGCGCCGCGCCAGCGGCGTCGCCGTGCCGGAGAACGGTCCGGCCATCGCATGGCAGGCCGACGGCTACGCGCTGGTCGAATCGCAGGGCGGCGTCTACACCGTCCTGCGCGAATACATCAGCGCTTGA
- the panB gene encoding 3-methyl-2-oxobutanoate hydroxymethyltransferase has protein sequence MSSYLQGNDMATTGAATVPTPVPALPKAVTVPALLAKRAAGDRIAMLTCYDASFASLMDRCGVEILLIGDSLGMVCAGHDSTLPVTVADMVYHTASVARGNKNALVLADMPFGSYGNPQQAYDSAVQLMRAGAHMVKIEGGAWLADTVRLLVERGIPVCAHIGLTPQFVHQLGGFKVQGKTGEGAERLKNDALALQAAGAAVVLLEAVPAALGKEVTELLSVPTIGIGAGPDCSGQVLVMHDLLGVFPGRKARFVRNFMDGQTSIDAAVMAYVAAVKDGSFPAPEHCF, from the coding sequence ATGAGCTCTTATTTGCAGGGTAACGATATGGCCACGACCGGCGCCGCCACGGTGCCGACGCCGGTGCCCGCGTTGCCGAAGGCCGTGACCGTTCCCGCGCTGCTCGCCAAGCGCGCAGCCGGCGACAGGATCGCGATGCTGACCTGCTACGACGCCAGTTTCGCCTCGCTGATGGACCGCTGCGGCGTCGAGATCCTCTTGATCGGCGACTCGCTGGGCATGGTCTGCGCCGGCCACGACTCGACCCTGCCGGTGACGGTGGCCGACATGGTCTATCACACGGCCTCGGTCGCGCGCGGCAACAAGAACGCGCTGGTGCTGGCCGACATGCCCTTCGGCAGCTACGGCAACCCGCAGCAAGCCTACGACAGCGCGGTGCAGCTGATGCGCGCCGGCGCCCACATGGTCAAGATCGAGGGCGGCGCCTGGCTGGCCGACACCGTGCGCCTGCTGGTCGAGCGCGGCATTCCGGTGTGCGCCCACATCGGCCTGACCCCGCAGTTCGTGCACCAGCTGGGCGGCTTCAAGGTGCAGGGCAAGACCGGCGAAGGCGCCGAGCGCCTGAAGAACGACGCGCTGGCGCTGCAGGCGGCCGGTGCGGCCGTGGTGCTCCTCGAGGCGGTGCCGGCGGCGCTGGGCAAGGAAGTCACCGAGCTGCTGTCGGTGCCGACCATCGGCATCGGCGCCGGTCCCGACTGCTCGGGCCAGGTGCTGGTGATGCACGACCTGCTGGGCGTGTTCCCGGGCCGCAAGGCGCGCTTCGTCAGGAACTTCATGGATGGCCAGACCAGCATCGACGCGGCCGTCATGGCCTATGTGGCGGCCGTGAAGGACGGCAGCTTCCCGGCGCCGGAGCACTGCTTCTGA
- a CDS encoding DMT family protein, with translation MNLPVWAQTTGLLILSNVFMTFAWYGHLKGLQHRAWYVAALISWGIALFEYLLQVPANRIGHTQFSLAQLKIMQEAITLTVFVPFAMFYMNEPFKLDYVWAGLCLVGAVYFIFRS, from the coding sequence ATGAACCTGCCCGTCTGGGCCCAGACCACGGGCCTCCTGATCCTGTCGAACGTCTTCATGACCTTCGCCTGGTACGGCCACCTGAAAGGCCTGCAGCACCGCGCCTGGTACGTGGCGGCCCTGATCAGCTGGGGCATCGCGCTGTTCGAGTACCTGCTGCAGGTGCCGGCCAACCGCATCGGCCATACCCAGTTCTCGCTGGCGCAGCTCAAGATCATGCAAGAGGCGATCACCCTGACCGTGTTCGTGCCGTTCGCGATGTTCTACATGAACGAACCGTTCAAGCTCGACTACGTCTGGGCCGGCCTGTGCCTGGTCGGCGCCGTCTACTTCATCTTCCGTTCATGA
- the folK gene encoding 2-amino-4-hydroxy-6-hydroxymethyldihydropteridine diphosphokinase produces the protein MIAWVGIGANLGDAQANVLDALARLARLGGSTLLHTSSLYRTAPIDSSGDDYINAVACLDTTLAPHDLLRALQDIEQAHGRERPYHNAPRTLDLDLLLYGDEVIASPALSVPHPRMHERAFVLQPLLEIAPDIDIPGHGPARSFAALVAGQTIARLA, from the coding sequence ATGATCGCCTGGGTCGGGATCGGCGCCAACCTGGGCGACGCGCAGGCGAACGTGCTCGACGCGCTGGCGCGCCTGGCGCGGCTCGGCGGCAGCACCCTGCTGCACACCTCGAGCCTGTACCGCACCGCCCCGATCGACTCGAGCGGCGACGACTACATCAACGCCGTGGCCTGCCTCGACACCACGCTGGCGCCCCACGACCTGTTGCGAGCGCTGCAGGACATCGAACAGGCCCATGGCCGCGAGCGGCCCTATCACAACGCGCCGCGCACGCTCGACCTCGACCTGCTGCTGTACGGCGACGAAGTCATCGCCAGCCCGGCCTTGAGCGTGCCGCATCCGCGCATGCATGAACGCGCCTTCGTGCTGCAGCCGCTGCTCGAGATCGCCCCCGACATCGACATTCCCGGCCATGGCCCGGCGCGCAGTTTCGCGGCGCTGGTGGCCGGCCAGACCATCGCCAGACTCGCGTAG
- the pcnB gene encoding polynucleotide adenylyltransferase PcnB produces the protein MIKKFIRKILGVKDQRDATEPTILGPAEHGIDPKNVSSNAIRVTQTLQEAGFKAFVVGGAVRDLLLGVKPKDFDIATDATPEQVKKLFRRAFIIGRRFQIVHVMFGQDLLEVTTFRGNGSDNAPKDEHGRVLRDNSFGPQHEDAARRDFTINAMYYDPATQSVLDYHGGIEDIRAKTLRIIGMPEARYREDPVRMLRVVRFAAKLGFTIEPTTRAPIPVMAPLIDNVPAARVFDEMLKLLLSGHALACLKELRSAGLHHGLLPLLDVVLEQPIGMKFVTLALDSTDARVKAGKGVSPGFLFASLLWHQVLEKWTAYRAAGEAPIPALHLAADAVLETQTENLALQRRIATDMRDIWAMQPRFERRAGRAPYKLLEHPRFRAGYDFLLLRCASGELPAEVGEWWTEFYAAEGGDRERLVAAAGTREREGGAANGAPKKRRPRRGPRKNTGEGGGERSPAPAGGSEE, from the coding sequence ATGATTAAAAAATTCATCCGTAAAATCCTGGGTGTGAAAGACCAGCGCGACGCCACCGAACCGACCATCCTCGGCCCGGCCGAACACGGCATCGATCCCAAGAATGTCTCGTCGAACGCGATCCGCGTCACGCAAACCCTGCAGGAAGCCGGCTTCAAGGCCTTCGTCGTCGGCGGCGCCGTGCGCGACCTGCTGCTGGGCGTGAAGCCCAAGGACTTCGACATCGCCACCGACGCCACGCCCGAGCAGGTCAAGAAACTGTTCCGGCGCGCCTTCATCATCGGCCGCCGGTTCCAGATCGTGCACGTGATGTTCGGCCAGGACCTGCTGGAGGTGACCACCTTCCGCGGCAACGGCAGCGACAACGCGCCCAAGGACGAACATGGCCGCGTCCTGCGCGACAACAGCTTCGGTCCGCAGCACGAAGACGCGGCGCGACGCGACTTCACGATCAATGCGATGTACTACGATCCGGCCACCCAGTCGGTGCTGGACTACCACGGCGGCATCGAGGACATCCGCGCCAAGACCTTGCGCATCATCGGCATGCCCGAGGCGCGCTACCGCGAAGACCCGGTGCGCATGCTGCGCGTGGTGCGTTTCGCGGCCAAGCTGGGCTTCACGATCGAGCCGACCACACGCGCGCCGATCCCCGTCATGGCCCCGCTGATCGACAATGTGCCGGCGGCGCGCGTGTTCGACGAGATGCTCAAGCTGCTGCTGTCGGGCCACGCCCTGGCCTGCCTCAAGGAGCTGCGCTCGGCCGGCCTGCACCATGGCCTGCTGCCGCTGCTGGACGTCGTGCTCGAGCAGCCGATCGGCATGAAGTTCGTGACCCTGGCGCTCGATTCGACCGATGCGCGCGTCAAGGCCGGCAAGGGCGTCTCGCCCGGGTTCCTGTTCGCGTCGCTGCTGTGGCACCAGGTGCTGGAAAAATGGACCGCCTACCGCGCCGCGGGCGAAGCGCCGATTCCCGCGCTGCACCTGGCGGCCGACGCCGTGCTCGAAACGCAGACCGAGAACCTGGCCCTGCAGCGCCGCATCGCCACCGACATGCGCGACATCTGGGCCATGCAGCCGCGTTTCGAGCGCCGCGCCGGCCGCGCGCCGTACAAGCTGCTGGAACACCCGCGCTTCCGCGCCGGCTATGACTTCCTGCTGCTGCGCTGCGCCTCGGGAGAATTGCCGGCCGAAGTGGGCGAATGGTGGACCGAGTTCTATGCGGCCGAAGGCGGCGACCGCGAGCGCCTGGTGGCTGCGGCCGGCACGCGCGAGCGCGAAGGCGGCGCGGCCAATGGCGCGCCCAAGAAGCGTCGTCCCCGCCGCGGTCCGCGCAAGAATACTGGTGAAGGCGGCGGCGAACGCAGCCCGGCGCCAGCAGGCGGCAGCGAAGAATGA
- a CDS encoding HAD family hydrolase, giving the protein MKNLALFDLDHTLLPLDSDHEWGEFLARVGAVDGDAYRARNDAFFAQYNAGVLDPVEYLEFALGTLAGFPRHELESLHARYMREVIEPAIKPQALKLVREHQAAGDLVAIITATNHYITAPIAAAFGVEHHIAAMPERDAAGNLTGRLAGTPTSGPGKITHMHAWLERLGQPFGSFGRSHFYSDSHNDIPLLSIVSHPVATNPSAALASHAQQQGWPTIQLFND; this is encoded by the coding sequence ATGAAAAACCTTGCCCTGTTTGACCTCGACCACACCCTGCTGCCGCTCGATTCGGACCATGAATGGGGCGAATTCCTGGCGCGGGTCGGCGCGGTCGACGGCGATGCCTACCGCGCCCGCAACGACGCCTTCTTCGCCCAGTACAACGCCGGCGTGCTCGACCCGGTCGAATACCTGGAGTTCGCGCTCGGCACCCTGGCGGGCTTTCCCCGTCACGAACTCGAATCCCTCCATGCGCGTTACATGCGCGAAGTGATCGAGCCCGCGATCAAGCCGCAGGCCCTGAAGCTGGTGCGAGAGCACCAGGCCGCCGGTGACCTGGTGGCGATCATCACCGCCACCAACCACTACATCACGGCGCCGATCGCGGCCGCCTTCGGCGTCGAGCACCATATCGCGGCCATGCCCGAGCGCGACGCCGCCGGCAATCTCACCGGACGCCTGGCGGGCACCCCGACCTCGGGGCCCGGCAAGATCACGCATATGCACGCCTGGCTGGAACGCCTGGGGCAGCCGTTCGGCAGCTTCGGCCGCAGCCATTTCTACAGCGATTCGCACAACGACATTCCGCTGCTGTCCATCGTCTCCCATCCGGTCGCGACCAATCCGAGCGCCGCGCTCGCGAGCCACGCGCAGCAACAGGGCTGGCCAACCATCCAACTATTCAATGATTAA
- the hda gene encoding DnaA regulatory inactivator Hda encodes MKQLVLDLGAEPAQSLDTFQVGANAEMAHLMHLFAERSSREHFAYLWGDTGAGKTHLLHGLAASPGARYIAADAPAADFLHAPDVTLYLLDDCDRLSPQRQIDAFSLFNQIREHGAYMVCTGPVPPAVLQVREDLRTRMGWGLVYQIHGLSDDQKIEALTHAAEARGLTLSASVLPYLLSHFKRDMRSLSTMLDALDQYSLETQRPVTLPLLRDLLLQENLPLEPKE; translated from the coding sequence ATGAAACAGCTGGTGCTCGATTTAGGCGCCGAGCCGGCCCAGAGCCTCGACACCTTCCAGGTGGGGGCGAATGCCGAGATGGCGCACCTGATGCACCTGTTCGCCGAGCGCAGCTCGCGCGAGCACTTCGCATACCTGTGGGGCGACACCGGCGCCGGCAAGACCCACCTGCTGCACGGACTGGCGGCCAGCCCCGGCGCGCGCTATATCGCGGCCGACGCGCCCGCCGCCGATTTCCTGCACGCGCCCGACGTCACGCTCTACCTGCTGGACGATTGCGACCGCCTGAGCCCGCAGCGCCAGATCGACGCCTTCTCCCTGTTCAACCAGATCCGCGAGCATGGCGCCTACATGGTCTGCACCGGGCCGGTGCCGCCGGCCGTGCTGCAGGTGCGCGAAGACCTGCGCACGCGCATGGGCTGGGGCCTGGTGTACCAGATCCACGGCCTGTCGGACGACCAGAAGATCGAAGCGCTGACGCACGCCGCCGAGGCGCGTGGTTTGACCTTGTCGGCCAGCGTGTTACCCTATTTGTTGTCTCATTTCAAACGCGACATGCGTTCCCTGTCGACCATGCTGGACGCCCTGGACCAGTATTCGCTCGAAACCCAGCGCCCGGTCACGCTGCCCCTGCTGCGCGACCTGCTGTTGCAAGAGAACCTGCCGCTTGAACCCAAAGAATGA
- the purM gene encoding phosphoribosylformylglycinamidine cyclo-ligase, with translation MSQPSNVSLSYRDAGVDIDAGDALVEAIKPLAKRTMREGVLGGIGGFGGLFEISKKFKEPVLVSGTDGVGTKLKLAFELNRHDTVGIDLVAMSVNDILVQGAEPLFFLDYFACGKLDVATATAVVSGIAKGCEESGCALLGGETAEMPGMYPDGEYDLAGFAVGAVEKSQIIDGSKIVPGDVVLGLASSGIHSNGYSLVRKIIQVAKPDLEADFHGRKLADVLMAPTRLYVKPLLSLMSSMEVKGLVHITGGGLVENIPRVLQDNLTAVLDASSWTMPPLFQWLQQHGGVADAEMHRVFNCGIGMTVIVSKENADAAFAQLEAAGETVYRIGEIRAREEGQAQTVVL, from the coding sequence ATGAGCCAACCATCTAATGTTTCTCTCTCCTACCGCGACGCGGGTGTCGATATCGATGCCGGCGACGCCCTGGTCGAAGCGATCAAGCCCCTTGCCAAGCGCACCATGCGCGAAGGCGTGCTGGGCGGCATCGGCGGCTTCGGCGGTCTGTTTGAGATCAGCAAGAAGTTCAAGGAACCGGTCCTGGTATCCGGCACCGACGGCGTGGGCACCAAGCTCAAGCTGGCGTTCGAACTGAACCGCCACGACACGGTCGGCATCGACCTGGTCGCCATGAGCGTCAACGACATCCTGGTGCAGGGCGCCGAGCCGCTGTTCTTCCTCGATTACTTTGCTTGCGGCAAGCTGGACGTGGCGACCGCCACCGCCGTGGTCTCGGGCATCGCCAAGGGCTGCGAAGAGTCGGGCTGCGCGCTGCTGGGCGGCGAAACCGCCGAAATGCCGGGCATGTACCCGGACGGCGAATACGACCTGGCCGGCTTCGCCGTCGGCGCGGTCGAGAAGTCGCAGATCATCGACGGCAGCAAGATCGTCCCGGGCGACGTGGTGCTGGGCCTGGCGTCGTCGGGCATCCACTCCAACGGCTACTCGCTGGTGCGCAAGATCATCCAGGTGGCCAAGCCCGACCTCGAGGCCGATTTCCATGGCCGCAAGCTGGCCGACGTGCTGATGGCGCCGACCCGCCTCTACGTCAAGCCGCTGCTCAGCCTGATGTCCTCGATGGAAGTCAAAGGCCTGGTGCACATCACCGGCGGCGGCCTGGTCGAGAACATCCCGCGCGTGCTGCAGGATAACCTCACCGCCGTGCTGGACGCTTCGTCGTGGACCATGCCGCCGCTGTTCCAGTGGCTGCAGCAGCACGGCGGCGTGGCTGACGCCGAGATGCACCGCGTGTTCAACTGCGGCATCGGCATGACCGTGATCGTCTCGAAAGAAAACGCGGATGCGGCGTTTGCCCAGCTGGAAGCGGCCGGCGAGACCGTGTACCGCATCGGCGAGATCCGCGCCCGCGAAGAAGGCCAGGCGCAGACCGTCGTGCTGTAA